The Amycolatopsis coloradensis sequence TGCTTGGTCACTAGAACGCTCCTCGGATGGTGACTGACGCGACAGGCCGGACCGATGCCGATCGATCCGGGGATTCGGCCAGCCTCGCAGGCCACGCGCCCCGCAGATAGTGCTCTGTCTTTCCTAGTAATCGGCGGGCTAGTCAACGAAATACCAGGAATCGCCGACGGGGCTATAGCGGACCTTGCTCGATTTTTCATCGGGCGTCGTGAGCATGGGTCACGTACCAGTCCGGCCAAGGAGGGAGATACCGGTGTCCGGCCAAGAACCTCACCCGCCTTTTCCCCGGCGAACCGGAAGTGGGCGGTGAACCGGGCGATCCACGGGCTCAGGGACTGTTTGGGCCAGTTCGCCACCGGCGTCACCGTGGTGACCGTTCGCCACGAAGGCGCCGTCCACGGTGCGACGGTCAACGCTTTCGCCTCGATTTCCCTCGAACCACCGCTCGTGATGGTCTCACTGGACCGCCGCAGCAGATTGTGCGGGCGACTGGCGGGAGCCGCATTCGAAATCAACATTCTTTCGTCGTGGCAACAAGGAATCGCCCGGCATTTCGCGGGTGACGGCACGGATCCGGCAGCCGAGATCCGCTGGGACACGCTTCCGCATTCCCTCCGCCTCGCCGGCTGCGCGGCGTATCTGACCTGCGCGCCGTGGGCCTCCTACGACGGTGGCGATCACGTGCTCTACCTCGGCGAAGTACGGAACTTCGAGATCCGCGGCGGACCTCCGCTCATCTTCCACCGCGGTGACTTCCACGAACTGCGCCAGACCGCCACGCTCGCCCCCACCACCGACGGGACAGGAATTCTTCGATGACACTGCAGCAGGAAGCCGCCGGTACGGCGAACGGCAGCCGCCCGGCCCCCCGGCCGATGAACGGGAAGGAATACCTGGAAAGCCTGCGCGACGACCGGGAAATCTACCTCTACGGCGATCGCGTCGCCGACGTCACGAAGCATCCGGCGTTCCGCAATTCCGCCCTGATGACCGCGCGGCTCTACGACGCGTTGCACGATCCGGCCAAACAGGACGTGCTGACCACGGCGACCGACACGGGAAGCGGCGGGTACACGCACAGCTTCTTCCGCACCCCGCGGAGCCGGCAGGATCTCCTCGACGATCGTGAAGCCATCGCCGAATGGGCGAGGCTCACCTACGGCTGGATGGGGCGGAGTCCCGACTACAAGGCGAGTTTCCTCGGCACCCTCGGCGCCAACGCCGACTTCTATTCTCCGTTCCAGGACAACGCCCGCCGCTGGTACCGGGAGTCCCAGGAGAAGGTGCTGTTCTGGGACCACGCGATCGTGCATCCGCCGGTGGACCGGCATCTGCCGTCCGAAGCGGTGAAGGACGTCTTCGTCCACGTGGAGAAGGAGACCGACAGCGGCCTGATCGTCAGCGGCGCGAAGGTCGTCGCGACGGGATCCGCGATCACCAACCTGAACTTCATCTCGCATTACGGCATGCCCATCAAGGAACGCGAATTCGCGCTGATCGCGACCCTGCCGATGACGGCGCCGGGGCTCAAACTCATCTGCCGCCCGTCCTACGCGGCCACCGCCGCGGTGATGGGCAGCCCCTACGACCATCCCTTGTCCAGCCGGTTCGACGAAAACGACACGATCTTCGTGATGGACAAGGTGCTCATCCCGTGGGAGAACGTGTTCATCTACGGCGACGCCGGCAAGGTGAAC is a genomic window containing:
- a CDS encoding flavin reductase family protein; this encodes MNRAIHGLRDCLGQFATGVTVVTVRHEGAVHGATVNAFASISLEPPLVMVSLDRRSRLCGRLAGAAFEINILSSWQQGIARHFAGDGTDPAAEIRWDTLPHSLRLAGCAAYLTCAPWASYDGGDHVLYLGEVRNFEIRGGPPLIFHRGDFHELRQTATLAPTTDGTGILR
- a CDS encoding 4-hydroxyphenylacetate 3-hydroxylase family protein, whose translation is MTLQQEAAGTANGSRPAPRPMNGKEYLESLRDDREIYLYGDRVADVTKHPAFRNSALMTARLYDALHDPAKQDVLTTATDTGSGGYTHSFFRTPRSRQDLLDDREAIAEWARLTYGWMGRSPDYKASFLGTLGANADFYSPFQDNARRWYRESQEKVLFWDHAIVHPPVDRHLPSEAVKDVFVHVEKETDSGLIVSGAKVVATGSAITNLNFISHYGMPIKEREFALIATLPMTAPGLKLICRPSYAATAAVMGSPYDHPLSSRFDENDTIFVMDKVLIPWENVFIYGDAGKVNEFVAESGSLERLTFQSCIRLAVKIDFIAGLLLKAIEMTGTKDFRGVQARAGEVLAWRNLFWALSEAMARNPREWRDGSLLPRKDYGLAYRWFMTLGYPRIKEIIEQDVASGLIYVNSSADDFKNPAIRPYLDKYVRGSNGHDAVSRVKLMKLLWDAIGTEFGSRHELYERNSSGNHESIRTEILAAQTESGQVDGYKGFAEQCLREYDLDGWTVPDLDSFDELKHVMRGLGRRS